One Phycisphaerae bacterium genomic region harbors:
- a CDS encoding PEP-CTERM sorting domain-containing protein: MSRVRWAGLAAVAWVLLAVQASQAGFEYDAGTGTYVESFAGTTKDPATWEEYSVDGFVSREDEGLVYLGGNKADYTTKAFTVGVGEYARVYLDESSSGTYGTNALLLTTNSLGTSGRATDDSRVLSVQWNNYTAKIFARVSFDAGAVETDMDIATGFGGLDGIWFQIERLSSTEARFSAFDSGLDVIGTVQTMTFSDVPDDLYIGLYTASSYCHYDNVVVGSVPEPVTMGLLAMGGLGMVIRRRR; encoded by the coding sequence ATGTCGAGGGTAAGATGGGCAGGTTTGGCGGCGGTGGCGTGGGTACTGCTGGCCGTGCAGGCGTCGCAGGCGGGATTTGAGTACGACGCTGGGACGGGGACGTACGTCGAGTCGTTCGCGGGCACCACGAAGGACCCGGCGACGTGGGAGGAATACAGCGTCGACGGTTTCGTTTCCCGAGAGGACGAGGGACTTGTGTATCTTGGCGGGAACAAGGCGGACTACACGACGAAGGCGTTCACGGTCGGCGTGGGCGAGTACGCGCGGGTGTACCTGGATGAGTCCTCGTCGGGGACGTACGGGACGAACGCCCTTCTGCTGACCACGAATTCGCTCGGGACGAGTGGAAGGGCCACGGACGACAGCAGGGTGTTGAGCGTTCAGTGGAACAACTACACCGCGAAGATATTTGCGCGTGTTTCGTTCGATGCGGGCGCGGTGGAGACCGACATGGACATCGCGACGGGTTTTGGCGGTCTGGATGGGATCTGGTTCCAGATCGAGCGTCTGAGCAGCACGGAAGCGCGGTTCAGCGCCTTCGACAGCGGCCTGGATGTGATTGGCACGGTTCAGACGATGACGTTCAGCGACGTTCCGGACGACCTGTACATCGGGCTGTACACCGCATCGTCCTATTGTCACTACGACAACGTTGTTGTCGGGAGCGTTCCGGAGCCGGTGACGATGGGCCTTCTTGCGATGGGCGGGTTGGGTATGGTGATCCGTCGCAGGCGATAG
- a CDS encoding LacI family transcriptional regulator: MSKTITAYDVARLARVTQATVSRTINKPDAVAPATRARVHEAMKALNYIPSASAQGLARGKSGVIGLLVSLDVSNARVFGFLVDGIVSVLAEGKYLLNMGHVSSASDVSAEEILESPLLSKHYCDGIIMHLPHFVGDTSRIYHRIPCPYVDINPASPQAMNCVVPDDRGAAETAVGHLVSRGHRRIAYLGSMMDASGPQHAYVRARHDGYIMSMSRVGLSRVERSDEPVVIPARGSYAEIQSQRYARIEERLEFWLTLEDPVTAVVAQDSGMANSIAEVAYDREWRIPGRFSLISCDDISIGFSSSLPITAVDLNLMTIGAEAARMVLRRLDGPEVPIPSVTVPGKLRERKTIAVMGK; this comes from the coding sequence TTGTCGAAGACGATCACGGCTTACGACGTGGCCCGTCTGGCCAGGGTAACCCAGGCAACGGTTTCGCGAACGATCAACAAGCCGGATGCGGTGGCTCCCGCGACTCGCGCGCGGGTTCACGAGGCGATGAAGGCGTTGAACTACATTCCTTCGGCCTCGGCTCAGGGGTTGGCGCGGGGCAAGAGCGGGGTGATCGGACTTCTGGTGTCTCTGGACGTTTCCAACGCCCGTGTTTTTGGTTTTCTGGTGGATGGGATTGTCAGCGTGCTGGCGGAAGGCAAGTACCTGCTCAACATGGGTCACGTATCCAGCGCGAGCGACGTTTCGGCTGAGGAGATTCTTGAGTCTCCGCTGCTGAGCAAGCATTATTGTGACGGGATCATCATGCACCTGCCGCATTTTGTGGGTGATACGTCGAGGATTTACCATCGGATACCTTGTCCGTACGTGGACATCAACCCGGCGTCGCCACAGGCGATGAACTGTGTCGTTCCTGACGACCGGGGGGCGGCTGAGACGGCTGTGGGCCACCTGGTTTCACGGGGTCATCGGCGTATCGCGTATCTGGGCAGCATGATGGACGCATCGGGTCCGCAGCACGCCTACGTCCGGGCCCGCCATGACGGGTATATCATGAGCATGTCCCGCGTCGGGCTATCGCGGGTGGAGCGTTCCGATGAGCCGGTGGTGATTCCCGCCAGGGGTTCGTATGCGGAGATACAGTCGCAGCGGTACGCGAGGATTGAAGAGCGGCTGGAGTTCTGGTTGACGCTGGAGGATCCGGTCACGGCGGTTGTGGCGCAGGATTCTGGGATGGCGAATTCCATCGCGGAGGTGGCGTACGATCGCGAATGGCGGATACCGGGTCGGTTTTCGCTGATTTCGTGTGACGATATCAGCATCGGTTTCAGTTCGTCGCTTCCGATCACGGCGGTGGATCTGAATCTGATGACGATCGGGGCGGAGGCGGCGCGGATGGTGCTTCGTCGCCTGGATGGCCCTGAGGTGCCGATTCCGTCGGTTACCGTTCCGGGCAAGCTTCGGGAGCGCAAGACGATCGCCGTCATGGGGAAGTAG